The nucleotide window AACGGGGTATTCGGCATGCAAAGCCCCCGGATTTCTCATGGCAAATGCAGCATATGAAGCAAATTCCCTGTTTCAGAGGCCTTTATAGCTTGCATTCAGGTAGTTGATAGAAGGCAGAGTATTTCCTTCAAAGTCAAACATGGTAGCATTTTCCCAGATTGATCCTGTTCCCCAGAGATCTTTCATACGGGAAGTGATCCAGGCAGGTTCCCAGTAAATCACTCCGCTTCCGCCTCCGTTAATTACTTTCTGGCACAGCGAAACCATGAAATTGTACTGCCCGGTTGCCGTAAAGGGGAATCCTGGCAGAGGAGACTGGTTTCCGAAAGCATTTGCATAATTATCGGCATATTCTGTTGTCCATGGATAGGCTGTTTCAAAAATCATAATTTTCTTTCCGAAAGTATTTTTCAGATTTCTGATAACCACGCCAAGATTATCAAAGGAAACCGTGGTATGCCACAAAGGGTAGTATGATATGCCAATAATATCAAAATCAGTTACTTTTCCATTGGAGGTAATCTGTTCAAACCACCATTGCACGTTTTTGGGGTCGGCAATATGCAGACCAATCTGAATCTGCCTGCCTTCTTCGGAGGATACTTTCCTTACTGCCCTGATCGCTTCGTTAAGAAGTTCCCCGAGCTGAACCCATTTCCCTTCGCAACAGTTCACCGAAGGGAAGCCTTGTTCAATATCGGTATAAAACAGGCCGCAGTTGATTTCATTTCCCAGCTGTACCATTTCAGGAAGCAGTCCTTCCGCGGCCAGGTTATGCAAGGTGGAGTATGTGTAGGTATAAAAAGAGTCTTTCAGGACAGCAAAATCCCGTATTGCGGCCCAGGCCGTCGGCGGAGTCTGACGGGTAGGATCTGCCCAGATGTCAGAATAATGAAAATCAAGACAGATTGCAAATCCCAGATTTTTTGCCCTGCGTATGCTTTTTTTTACGTCATTCAAACCGCTGTATAGCGGCACAGTATCACTTTTATAAACCTGCTGACGAACCCATGACGGGTTATGCCAGAGCCTGAGCCTTACCAGATTGGCCCCATGGTTCCGGAAAATTCGGTAGGGATCGTTTACCTTTCCTGAGTCTTTGTAAACAGCACCAAAGTCTTCGAGCTGATTTACATAGGAAAGGTCAACCCCCATGCAAAACTGATCGTATGTATAGCAGCGTATGGCATCATCCTTCGGATGGTCTGCATTATCCTTGCAGGATAGCAGTAAAAAGAGACAAG belongs to Bacteroidales bacterium and includes:
- a CDS encoding arabinogalactan endo-1,4-beta-galactosidase, with protein sequence MKRSHFPVWFLLACLFLLLSCKDNADHPKDDAIRCYTYDQFCMGVDLSYVNQLEDFGAVYKDSGKVNDPYRIFRNHGANLVRLRLWHNPSWVRQQVYKSDTVPLYSGLNDVKKSIRRAKNLGFAICLDFHYSDIWADPTRQTPPTAWAAIRDFAVLKDSFYTYTYSTLHNLAAEGLLPEMVQLGNEINCGLFYTDIEQGFPSVNCCEGKWVQLGELLNEAIRAVRKVSSEEGRQIQIGLHIADPKNVQWWFEQITSNGKVTDFDIIGISYYPLWHTTVSFDNLGVVIRNLKNTFGKKIMIFETAYPWTTEYADNYANAFGNQSPLPGFPFTATGQYNFMVSLCQKVINGGGSGVIYWEPAWITSRMKDLWGTGSIWENATMFDFEGNTLPSINYLNASYKGL